The Cygnus atratus isolate AKBS03 ecotype Queensland, Australia chromosome 2, CAtr_DNAZoo_HiC_assembly, whole genome shotgun sequence genome window below encodes:
- the CDCA7L gene encoding cell division cycle-associated 7-like protein isoform X2 has product MGRRRRRRRGPAGRGAAEAAAESAGPVRLAAAGRGKGVQYQPRYLTEELQKIFTEDTDSETEAFEGFASSEVDVKKKGVLVKAEMESDMSDEERDNLLGTEEEEEEESKKKVSPKRRSFGLRVAFQFPTRKSSEKKVPEQDFSKLPIKDSKSPTALSKERNCKRWDKLEGSASESEEDIKETQEESSSALLKRAMNIKENKAMLAQLLAELNSVPDLFPVKTPASTPSKQRKIPRRAFSEGQITRRMNPTRNARPPEKFALEKFTVSAIRFAEQFHSYKQQNLLKKRLSMGNCGVRKRRRSSKYSSYRPVEDITDEDLDNIAITVKDKIYDKVLGSTCHQCRQKTIDTKTICRSQGCGGVRGQFCGPCLRNRYGEDVKSALLDPDWICPPCRGVCNCSYCRRRDGRCATGMLIHLAKFYGYNNVKEYLESLQKQLADGN; this is encoded by the exons GGTGTTCAATATCAGCCCAGATACCTTAcagaagaactgcagaagaTTTTCACTGAAGACACTGACTCTGAAACTGAAGCGTTTGAAGGCTTTGCTTCAAGTGAGGTggatgtgaagaaaaaaggagttttGGTAAAGgca GAGATGGAGTCAGACATGAGCGATGAAGAACGTGATAATTTATTGGGTACcgaggaagaagaggaggaagagtcAAAGAAGAAAGTTTCCCCCAAGAGAAGAAGCTTTGGTCTTCgtgttgcttttcagtttcCAACTAGAAAGTCTTCTGAGAAAAAAGTGCCTGAACAGGATTTTTCTAAGTTACCTATAAAGGACAGTAAATCCCCCACTgctctttcaaaagaaagaaattgcaaGCGATGGGATAAACTAGAGGGCTCTGCTTCAGAATCTGAAGAAGACATTaaagaaacacaggaagaaagttCCAGTGCTCTGCTTAAAAGAGCTatgaatattaaagaaaataaagccatg CTTGCCCAGTTATTAGCAGAACTGAATTCTGTACCTGACCTGTTCCCAGTGAAGACACCTGCCTCAACTCCTTCG aaacagaggaaaatccCAAGGAGGGCATTTTCCGAAGGCCAGATAACACGTCGCATGAACCCAACCAGAAATGCTCGTCCACCAGAGAAATTTGCCTTGGAAAAATTTACTGTGTCGGCCATCAGATTTGCAGAACAGTTCCATAgttacaaacaacaaaacctcttaaagaaaagactgaGCATG GGGAATTGTGGTGTGCGCAAACGGAGGAGATCATCAAAGTATTCATCTTACCGTCCAGTAGAGGATATTACTGATGAGGACTTGGACAACATTGCAATCACTGTTAAAGACAAAATCTATGACAAAGTTCTA GGTAGTACTTGCCACCAGTGTCGTCAAAAGACAATTGATACAAAGACCATCTGCCGCAGCCAGGGCTGTGGAGGTGTAAGGGGGCAGTTTTGTGGACCGTGTCTTCGAAATAGATATGGGGAAGATGTGAAATCAGCACTGCTCGATCCA GACTGGATCTGCCCTCCTTGTCGTGGGGTGTGTAACTGCAGTTACTGCCGCAGGCGCGACGGTCGCTGTGCCACGGGGATGCTCATCCACCTGGCAAAGTTCTATGGCTACAACAATGTGAAAGAATACTTGGAAAG TTTACAAAAACAACTGGCGGACGGCAATTGA
- the CDCA7L gene encoding cell division cycle-associated 7-like protein isoform X3, with the protein MGRRRRRRRGPAGRGAAEAAAESAGPVRLAAAGRGKGVQYQPRYLTEELQKIFTEDTDSETEAFEGFASSEVDVKKKGVLEMESDMSDEERDNLLGTEEEEEEESKKKVSPKRRSFGLRVAFQFPTRKSSEKKVPEQDFSKLPIKDSKSPTALSKERNCKRWDKLEGSASESEEDIKETQEESSSALLKRAMNIKENKAMLAQLLAELNSVPDLFPVKTPASTPSKQRKIPRRAFSEGQITRRMNPTRNARPPEKFALEKFTVSAIRFAEQFHSYKQQNLLKKRLSMQGNCGVRKRRRSSKYSSYRPVEDITDEDLDNIAITVKDKIYDKVLGSTCHQCRQKTIDTKTICRSQGCGGVRGQFCGPCLRNRYGEDVKSALLDPDWICPPCRGVCNCSYCRRRDGRCATGMLIHLAKFYGYNNVKEYLESLQKQLADGN; encoded by the exons GGTGTTCAATATCAGCCCAGATACCTTAcagaagaactgcagaagaTTTTCACTGAAGACACTGACTCTGAAACTGAAGCGTTTGAAGGCTTTGCTTCAAGTGAGGTggatgtgaagaaaaaaggagttttG GAGATGGAGTCAGACATGAGCGATGAAGAACGTGATAATTTATTGGGTACcgaggaagaagaggaggaagagtcAAAGAAGAAAGTTTCCCCCAAGAGAAGAAGCTTTGGTCTTCgtgttgcttttcagtttcCAACTAGAAAGTCTTCTGAGAAAAAAGTGCCTGAACAGGATTTTTCTAAGTTACCTATAAAGGACAGTAAATCCCCCACTgctctttcaaaagaaagaaattgcaaGCGATGGGATAAACTAGAGGGCTCTGCTTCAGAATCTGAAGAAGACATTaaagaaacacaggaagaaagttCCAGTGCTCTGCTTAAAAGAGCTatgaatattaaagaaaataaagccatg CTTGCCCAGTTATTAGCAGAACTGAATTCTGTACCTGACCTGTTCCCAGTGAAGACACCTGCCTCAACTCCTTCG aaacagaggaaaatccCAAGGAGGGCATTTTCCGAAGGCCAGATAACACGTCGCATGAACCCAACCAGAAATGCTCGTCCACCAGAGAAATTTGCCTTGGAAAAATTTACTGTGTCGGCCATCAGATTTGCAGAACAGTTCCATAgttacaaacaacaaaacctcttaaagaaaagactgaGCATG CAGGGGAATTGTGGTGTGCGCAAACGGAGGAGATCATCAAAGTATTCATCTTACCGTCCAGTAGAGGATATTACTGATGAGGACTTGGACAACATTGCAATCACTGTTAAAGACAAAATCTATGACAAAGTTCTA GGTAGTACTTGCCACCAGTGTCGTCAAAAGACAATTGATACAAAGACCATCTGCCGCAGCCAGGGCTGTGGAGGTGTAAGGGGGCAGTTTTGTGGACCGTGTCTTCGAAATAGATATGGGGAAGATGTGAAATCAGCACTGCTCGATCCA GACTGGATCTGCCCTCCTTGTCGTGGGGTGTGTAACTGCAGTTACTGCCGCAGGCGCGACGGTCGCTGTGCCACGGGGATGCTCATCCACCTGGCAAAGTTCTATGGCTACAACAATGTGAAAGAATACTTGGAAAG TTTACAAAAACAACTGGCGGACGGCAATTGA
- the CDCA7L gene encoding cell division cycle-associated 7-like protein isoform X4, whose protein sequence is MGRRRRRRRGPAGRGAAEAAAESAGPGVQYQPRYLTEELQKIFTEDTDSETEAFEGFASSEVDVKKKGVLVKAEMESDMSDEERDNLLGTEEEEEEESKKKVSPKRRSFGLRVAFQFPTRKSSEKKVPEQDFSKLPIKDSKSPTALSKERNCKRWDKLEGSASESEEDIKETQEESSSALLKRAMNIKENKAMLAQLLAELNSVPDLFPVKTPASTPSKQRKIPRRAFSEGQITRRMNPTRNARPPEKFALEKFTVSAIRFAEQFHSYKQQNLLKKRLSMQGNCGVRKRRRSSKYSSYRPVEDITDEDLDNIAITVKDKIYDKVLGSTCHQCRQKTIDTKTICRSQGCGGVRGQFCGPCLRNRYGEDVKSALLDPDWICPPCRGVCNCSYCRRRDGRCATGMLIHLAKFYGYNNVKEYLESLQKQLADGN, encoded by the exons GGTGTTCAATATCAGCCCAGATACCTTAcagaagaactgcagaagaTTTTCACTGAAGACACTGACTCTGAAACTGAAGCGTTTGAAGGCTTTGCTTCAAGTGAGGTggatgtgaagaaaaaaggagttttGGTAAAGgca GAGATGGAGTCAGACATGAGCGATGAAGAACGTGATAATTTATTGGGTACcgaggaagaagaggaggaagagtcAAAGAAGAAAGTTTCCCCCAAGAGAAGAAGCTTTGGTCTTCgtgttgcttttcagtttcCAACTAGAAAGTCTTCTGAGAAAAAAGTGCCTGAACAGGATTTTTCTAAGTTACCTATAAAGGACAGTAAATCCCCCACTgctctttcaaaagaaagaaattgcaaGCGATGGGATAAACTAGAGGGCTCTGCTTCAGAATCTGAAGAAGACATTaaagaaacacaggaagaaagttCCAGTGCTCTGCTTAAAAGAGCTatgaatattaaagaaaataaagccatg CTTGCCCAGTTATTAGCAGAACTGAATTCTGTACCTGACCTGTTCCCAGTGAAGACACCTGCCTCAACTCCTTCG aaacagaggaaaatccCAAGGAGGGCATTTTCCGAAGGCCAGATAACACGTCGCATGAACCCAACCAGAAATGCTCGTCCACCAGAGAAATTTGCCTTGGAAAAATTTACTGTGTCGGCCATCAGATTTGCAGAACAGTTCCATAgttacaaacaacaaaacctcttaaagaaaagactgaGCATG CAGGGGAATTGTGGTGTGCGCAAACGGAGGAGATCATCAAAGTATTCATCTTACCGTCCAGTAGAGGATATTACTGATGAGGACTTGGACAACATTGCAATCACTGTTAAAGACAAAATCTATGACAAAGTTCTA GGTAGTACTTGCCACCAGTGTCGTCAAAAGACAATTGATACAAAGACCATCTGCCGCAGCCAGGGCTGTGGAGGTGTAAGGGGGCAGTTTTGTGGACCGTGTCTTCGAAATAGATATGGGGAAGATGTGAAATCAGCACTGCTCGATCCA GACTGGATCTGCCCTCCTTGTCGTGGGGTGTGTAACTGCAGTTACTGCCGCAGGCGCGACGGTCGCTGTGCCACGGGGATGCTCATCCACCTGGCAAAGTTCTATGGCTACAACAATGTGAAAGAATACTTGGAAAG TTTACAAAAACAACTGGCGGACGGCAATTGA
- the CDCA7L gene encoding cell division cycle-associated 7-like protein isoform X1, with amino-acid sequence MGRRRRRRRGPAGRGAAEAAAESAGPVRLAAAGRGKGVQYQPRYLTEELQKIFTEDTDSETEAFEGFASSEVDVKKKGVLVKAEMESDMSDEERDNLLGTEEEEEEESKKKVSPKRRSFGLRVAFQFPTRKSSEKKVPEQDFSKLPIKDSKSPTALSKERNCKRWDKLEGSASESEEDIKETQEESSSALLKRAMNIKENKAMLAQLLAELNSVPDLFPVKTPASTPSKQRKIPRRAFSEGQITRRMNPTRNARPPEKFALEKFTVSAIRFAEQFHSYKQQNLLKKRLSMQGNCGVRKRRRSSKYSSYRPVEDITDEDLDNIAITVKDKIYDKVLGSTCHQCRQKTIDTKTICRSQGCGGVRGQFCGPCLRNRYGEDVKSALLDPDWICPPCRGVCNCSYCRRRDGRCATGMLIHLAKFYGYNNVKEYLESLQKQLADGN; translated from the exons GGTGTTCAATATCAGCCCAGATACCTTAcagaagaactgcagaagaTTTTCACTGAAGACACTGACTCTGAAACTGAAGCGTTTGAAGGCTTTGCTTCAAGTGAGGTggatgtgaagaaaaaaggagttttGGTAAAGgca GAGATGGAGTCAGACATGAGCGATGAAGAACGTGATAATTTATTGGGTACcgaggaagaagaggaggaagagtcAAAGAAGAAAGTTTCCCCCAAGAGAAGAAGCTTTGGTCTTCgtgttgcttttcagtttcCAACTAGAAAGTCTTCTGAGAAAAAAGTGCCTGAACAGGATTTTTCTAAGTTACCTATAAAGGACAGTAAATCCCCCACTgctctttcaaaagaaagaaattgcaaGCGATGGGATAAACTAGAGGGCTCTGCTTCAGAATCTGAAGAAGACATTaaagaaacacaggaagaaagttCCAGTGCTCTGCTTAAAAGAGCTatgaatattaaagaaaataaagccatg CTTGCCCAGTTATTAGCAGAACTGAATTCTGTACCTGACCTGTTCCCAGTGAAGACACCTGCCTCAACTCCTTCG aaacagaggaaaatccCAAGGAGGGCATTTTCCGAAGGCCAGATAACACGTCGCATGAACCCAACCAGAAATGCTCGTCCACCAGAGAAATTTGCCTTGGAAAAATTTACTGTGTCGGCCATCAGATTTGCAGAACAGTTCCATAgttacaaacaacaaaacctcttaaagaaaagactgaGCATG CAGGGGAATTGTGGTGTGCGCAAACGGAGGAGATCATCAAAGTATTCATCTTACCGTCCAGTAGAGGATATTACTGATGAGGACTTGGACAACATTGCAATCACTGTTAAAGACAAAATCTATGACAAAGTTCTA GGTAGTACTTGCCACCAGTGTCGTCAAAAGACAATTGATACAAAGACCATCTGCCGCAGCCAGGGCTGTGGAGGTGTAAGGGGGCAGTTTTGTGGACCGTGTCTTCGAAATAGATATGGGGAAGATGTGAAATCAGCACTGCTCGATCCA GACTGGATCTGCCCTCCTTGTCGTGGGGTGTGTAACTGCAGTTACTGCCGCAGGCGCGACGGTCGCTGTGCCACGGGGATGCTCATCCACCTGGCAAAGTTCTATGGCTACAACAATGTGAAAGAATACTTGGAAAG TTTACAAAAACAACTGGCGGACGGCAATTGA